Proteins encoded within one genomic window of Dermatophilus congolensis:
- a CDS encoding VOC family protein, giving the protein MNTPIAHTDGSPIWMDLGTHDIDAATAFYHAIFGWKFSNTGDDFGQYRMIRSNNAAIGGAMSTLIGPEGPLTEPHSPTAWGIYLATTDIETTLSRAEQAGASIVFPAMPVGELGSMGLINDPTGATIGLWEPGNFNGIEATAAPNVPVWFELVTNEFDTALNFYSTALGWTPHWMTSATSNDNMPTYTPTPPENPSIRYVINHTPAGPIAGMCEAPWLTTPMSSYWRMYVGVTDTDATITAITEQGGTLLDGPINSPFGRVATVTDPQGAAFQICSVPPKK; this is encoded by the coding sequence ACACCGACGGCAGCCCCATCTGGATGGACCTAGGAACCCACGACATCGACGCAGCCACCGCCTTTTACCACGCCATCTTTGGATGGAAATTCAGCAACACCGGTGACGACTTTGGCCAATACCGCATGATCCGCTCCAACAACGCAGCTATCGGCGGAGCCATGTCCACTCTTATCGGCCCAGAAGGCCCCCTGACCGAACCGCACTCCCCCACCGCATGGGGTATCTACCTCGCCACCACCGACATCGAAACCACCCTTAGCCGTGCAGAACAAGCAGGCGCCAGCATCGTCTTCCCCGCCATGCCAGTAGGCGAACTCGGATCCATGGGGCTCATCAACGACCCAACAGGCGCCACCATCGGACTATGGGAACCAGGTAACTTCAACGGAATCGAAGCAACCGCCGCACCAAATGTGCCTGTATGGTTCGAACTCGTCACCAACGAATTCGACACAGCCCTGAACTTTTACTCCACTGCCCTGGGCTGGACCCCACATTGGATGACCAGCGCTACAAGCAACGACAACATGCCCACATACACTCCCACTCCCCCAGAAAACCCCTCCATACGCTACGTAATTAACCACACTCCAGCAGGACCCATCGCAGGCATGTGCGAAGCCCCATGGCTCACCACCCCCATGTCTTCCTACTGGCGCATGTACGTCGGCGTCACCGACACCGACGCAACCATCACAGCCATCACCGAACAAGGCGGCACCCTACTCGATGGCCCCATCAACTCACCCTTCGGGCGCGTAGCCACAGTCACCGACCCTCAAGGCGCCGCTTTCCAGATCTGCTCTGTCCCGCCCAAAAAATAA